Proteins encoded together in one Bacteroidota bacterium window:
- a CDS encoding DoxX family protein translates to MFKKFLNTELNPFRISMGLLILRLSVAILMIPHGYNKMAHFAEKQAKFMSFMGLSSEISLALTIGAELFCSLLLAAGILTRFTLIPLIVAMMVAVFVSHQGEIFGDGQEAFLYMITYVVLFIAGPGKFSMDTLLFKQNKSLYK, encoded by the coding sequence ATGTTTAAAAAATTTCTAAATACTGAATTAAACCCATTTCGCATAAGCATGGGGCTTCTTATTTTAAGGCTGAGCGTAGCTATTCTGATGATACCCCATGGCTATAATAAAATGGCCCACTTTGCCGAGAAGCAGGCCAAGTTCATGAGTTTTATGGGGCTAAGTAGTGAGATTTCCCTTGCGTTAACAATAGGTGCAGAGCTATTTTGTTCCCTACTTTTAGCTGCGGGTATTCTCACACGTTTTACTTTAATACCACTTATAGTTGCCATGATGGTGGCTGTTTTTGTGTCGCACCAGGGCGAAATATTTGGTGATGGACAAGAAGCTTTTTTATATATGATAACCTACGTGGTGCTATTTATTGCAGGGCCAGGCAAGTTTAGTATGGATACCTTGTTGTTTAAACAAAACAAGAGCCTCTATAAATAA